A DNA window from Streptomyces parvus contains the following coding sequences:
- a CDS encoding SRPBCC family protein, translated as MGKSDRTEPEEAQESGVDRLKDELSKYASAQVQKIAEKAGDKLTDLTGQLSDVAENGGSLPAIGSRVLQGESPLKAFVSEKAKGAKDTVVDKAKEALGGGGKSKRKSSGGKITNIIEVLDVGVPLRTAYDAWTQYEEFSSFAKGVRDVSKSDETESDWKVKVGPSSRSFKATVLEQVPDDRIVWSSEGAKGTTSGAVSFHELGPTLTRIILVVEYYPSGFFEKTGNLWRAQGRRMRLDFKHFQRYVTLTEEEPEGWRGEIRDGEVVVSHEEAVEREEAEEQEREDEEPEDEEYEDGAEDADADADTEEDEDEDEGEPEDEDEEDEEEEEDEEDEEPEEEEEEEDEDEEPEEDDEEEDEEEDEPPAPRRRRRRAKESR; from the coding sequence ATGGGGAAGTCGGACAGGACCGAGCCGGAAGAAGCGCAGGAGTCGGGTGTCGACCGTCTGAAGGACGAACTGTCCAAGTACGCGAGCGCCCAGGTGCAGAAGATCGCCGAGAAGGCCGGCGACAAACTCACCGACCTCACCGGTCAGTTGAGCGATGTCGCGGAGAACGGCGGCTCGTTGCCCGCGATCGGCTCCCGGGTGCTCCAGGGCGAATCCCCGCTGAAGGCCTTCGTGTCGGAGAAGGCCAAGGGCGCGAAGGACACGGTCGTGGACAAGGCCAAGGAAGCCCTCGGCGGTGGGGGCAAGAGCAAGCGCAAGTCCAGTGGCGGCAAGATCACGAACATCATCGAGGTCCTCGATGTGGGCGTGCCTCTGCGGACGGCTTACGACGCCTGGACGCAGTACGAGGAGTTCAGCAGCTTCGCCAAGGGCGTCCGCGATGTCTCGAAGAGCGACGAGACGGAGAGCGACTGGAAGGTGAAGGTCGGCCCCTCGTCCCGCAGCTTCAAGGCCACGGTTCTGGAGCAGGTGCCGGACGACAGGATCGTGTGGTCGTCGGAGGGCGCCAAGGGAACGACCAGCGGAGCGGTCAGCTTCCACGAGCTCGGGCCCACACTGACCCGGATCATCCTGGTCGTGGAGTACTACCCTTCCGGGTTCTTCGAGAAGACGGGCAACCTCTGGCGCGCCCAAGGACGCCGTATGCGGCTCGACTTCAAGCACTTCCAACGCTACGTCACCCTCACCGAGGAGGAGCCGGAAGGCTGGCGCGGCGAGATCCGCGACGGTGAGGTCGTCGTCTCCCACGAGGAGGCCGTCGAACGGGAAGAGGCGGAGGAGCAGGAGCGGGAGGACGAGGAGCCGGAGGACGAGGAGTACGAGGACGGCGCGGAAGACGCAGACGCAGACGCAGACACAGAAGAGGACGAAGACGAGGACGAAGGAGAGCCGGAAGACGAAGACGAGGAGGACGAGGAAGAGGAGGAGGACGAGGAGGACGAGGAGCCGGAAGAGGAAGAGGAGGAAGAGGACGAGGACGAGGAGCCGGAAGAGGACGACGAGGAAGAGGACGAGGAAGAGGACGAGCCGCCCGCTCCGAGGCGTCGCAGGCGTCGCGCGAAGGAGTCGCGGTGA
- a CDS encoding gas vesicle protein — translation MTDLDFRQGDQPIPGPQTNNLADILERVLDKGIVIAGDIKIDLLDIELLTIRLRLFVASVDTAKKAGIDWWETDPALSSKASRNALEDENRELRERLRALEPSEDAPSGGRSAPRRTGQEEHTGREKESEQR, via the coding sequence GTGACCGACCTCGACTTCCGGCAGGGCGATCAGCCGATCCCCGGGCCTCAGACCAACAACCTCGCCGACATCCTCGAACGCGTCCTGGACAAGGGCATCGTCATCGCCGGCGACATCAAGATCGACCTTCTCGACATCGAGTTGCTCACCATCCGTCTCCGTCTGTTCGTCGCCTCGGTCGACACCGCGAAGAAGGCGGGCATCGACTGGTGGGAGACCGATCCCGCGCTGAGTTCCAAGGCGTCGCGCAACGCGTTGGAGGACGAGAACCGTGAGCTGAGGGAGCGTCTCCGGGCGCTCGAACCGTCCGAGGACGCGCCCTCCGGCGGCCGGTCGGCGCCCCGGCGGACGGGCCAGGAGGAGCACACCGGCCGGGAGAAGGAGAGCGAGCAGAGATGA
- a CDS encoding GvpL/GvpF family gas vesicle protein, with product MTQPSDARVASSSADATVTYVFAVCRSTRATSALDVTGLAGLPGGEAVRLLPSGLLTAVVQTVPATDFTDEVWQRRLSDREEVERYARAHHAVVSAVAAHGPVVPLPLATLYHDDDRARRRLADEADRFHTALKRVAHHAEWGVKVYRPLAPEPSPAACTPAPEAAGGRAPGAGLAYLNRKRGAQARREKLREQALDVAESVDAELRGLAAASRRLRTHGAELSGDQRVHVLNATYLVADERAHEVGRLVAALGERTGAQIELSGPWVPYSFVGEV from the coding sequence ATGACGCAGCCCTCGGACGCACGGGTGGCGTCCTCGTCCGCGGACGCGACGGTCACGTATGTGTTCGCCGTCTGCCGCAGCACACGTGCCACGAGCGCGTTGGATGTCACGGGCCTGGCCGGCCTGCCGGGCGGTGAAGCGGTCCGGCTGCTTCCGTCGGGTCTGCTGACCGCAGTGGTGCAGACCGTCCCCGCCACCGACTTCACCGACGAGGTCTGGCAGCGTCGGCTGTCCGACCGGGAGGAGGTCGAGCGGTACGCGCGGGCCCACCACGCGGTGGTGTCGGCCGTGGCCGCACACGGGCCCGTCGTCCCTCTGCCTCTCGCCACGCTGTACCACGACGACGACCGGGCCCGACGCCGCCTGGCCGACGAGGCGGACCGCTTCCACACCGCGCTGAAACGCGTCGCGCACCATGCCGAATGGGGAGTGAAGGTGTACCGGCCTCTGGCGCCCGAGCCCAGCCCGGCGGCCTGTACACCGGCCCCGGAGGCGGCGGGTGGCCGCGCCCCCGGGGCGGGTCTCGCCTATCTGAACCGGAAACGGGGCGCCCAGGCGCGGCGGGAGAAGCTCCGGGAACAGGCGCTGGACGTCGCCGAGTCCGTGGACGCCGAACTGCGCGGGCTCGCCGCGGCATCGCGCCGGCTGCGTACGCACGGTGCGGAGCTGTCGGGCGATCAGCGGGTGCACGTGCTCAATGCCACGTACCTCGTCGCCGACGAACGGGCGCACGAAGTCGGCCGGCTGGTGGCGGCGCTGGGCGAACGTACGGGTGCGCAGATCGAGCTGTCGGGCCCCTGGGTGCCGTATTCCTTCGTGGGAGAGGTGTGA
- a CDS encoding gas vesicle protein — protein MAHDVVPWDSPEPLSGPLGVPLVDLLDRVLATGVVVSGDVVIAIADVPLVRLSLHALLSSVNERVPSPWSDGGPL, from the coding sequence GTGGCGCACGACGTGGTGCCCTGGGACAGCCCGGAACCCTTGAGCGGTCCTCTCGGGGTGCCGCTCGTCGATCTGCTGGACCGTGTTCTGGCGACCGGTGTGGTGGTGAGCGGCGACGTGGTCATCGCGATCGCCGACGTACCTCTCGTACGGCTGTCGCTGCACGCGCTGTTGTCGTCGGTCAACGAGCGGGTGCCCTCGCCGTGGAGCGACGGGGGGCCGCTGTGA
- a CDS encoding gas vesicle protein K: MTGPRVDLDSEQMGRDLVALVLTVVELLRQLMERQAIRRVEQGDLSDAQVEEIGTTLMLLDQRMKELCEQHGVRPEDLNLDLGPLGTLLPRD, translated from the coding sequence GTGACGGGCCCGCGTGTCGATCTGGACTCCGAGCAGATGGGGCGGGACCTGGTGGCCCTGGTCCTGACGGTGGTGGAACTGCTGCGGCAGCTGATGGAGAGACAGGCCATCCGCCGGGTGGAGCAGGGCGATCTGAGCGACGCGCAGGTCGAGGAGATCGGCACCACGCTGATGCTGCTCGACCAGCGGATGAAGGAACTCTGCGAGCAGCACGGTGTACGGCCGGAGGACCTGAATCTCGATCTCGGCCCCCTCGGGACCCTGCTGCCCCGCGACTGA
- a CDS encoding Asp23/Gls24 family envelope stress response protein, whose translation MADTETLGTGTTTDRRSEGSRTRGRTTIADNVVAAIAGIAIRETEGVHSIGRGASKALGAVTGRMSGSSGAARRAVKVEVGEKQTAIDVDVEVEYGTTIHELADQIRSNVTDAVETMTGLEVVEINIVVFDVHVPGDDDDDDSGDQGGSRSGGSSPRVQ comes from the coding sequence ATGGCCGACACCGAAACTCTGGGCACAGGCACCACGACCGACCGGCGCTCGGAGGGATCCCGCACCCGCGGCAGAACGACCATCGCCGACAACGTCGTAGCCGCCATCGCCGGCATCGCGATACGGGAGACCGAGGGCGTCCATTCGATAGGCCGAGGAGCGTCGAAGGCTCTGGGGGCCGTCACCGGGCGTATGTCCGGCTCGTCCGGCGCCGCTCGTCGCGCCGTCAAGGTGGAAGTGGGAGAGAAGCAGACCGCGATCGATGTGGATGTCGAGGTGGAGTACGGCACGACGATCCACGAGCTCGCCGACCAGATCCGGAGCAACGTCACCGACGCGGTGGAGACGATGACCGGGCTGGAGGTCGTCGAGATCAACATCGTCGTCTTCGACGTCCACGTCCCCGGTGACGATGACGACGACGATTCCGGCGATCAGGGCGGGTCCCGCTCGGGCGGAAGCTCTCCTCGCGTCCAGTGA
- a CDS encoding SDR family oxidoreductase, whose product MPDSPGGRRIRRDPARPLHGRTAVVTGAARGIGEALAHSLSRAGMRVALLGRERMALERTAESLPGPSICVECDIADRTALADAARRVAGELGPADVVVANAGIAVSGPFDRTSGELWQRVIEVNLIGSANTARAFLPQLTATRGYFLQIASTAAFGAAPMMSAYCASKAGAESFALALRGEAEPDGVQVGIAYLHWTGTDMLTGIDDHPVLAALRRNQPRPARRVHSPAQVACWLTRGIAHRTPNIYAPPWLRWCQPLRPLFPAFVARATRRELRDLPREDTSSPAEVLGVGGRADWNASQASGPAARPDR is encoded by the coding sequence ATGCCCGACAGTCCGGGCGGGCGCCGGATCCGCCGTGATCCCGCCCGTCCTCTGCATGGGCGGACCGCCGTCGTCACCGGCGCCGCTCGCGGTATCGGTGAAGCGCTCGCCCACAGCCTCTCCCGGGCCGGGATGCGGGTCGCTCTGCTGGGGCGGGAAAGGATGGCCCTGGAGAGGACGGCCGAGTCCCTTCCCGGTCCGAGCATCTGTGTCGAGTGCGACATCGCCGACCGCACGGCGCTCGCGGACGCCGCACGCCGTGTGGCGGGCGAACTCGGACCCGCCGACGTGGTCGTGGCCAACGCAGGCATCGCGGTGAGCGGCCCGTTCGACCGAACCTCGGGCGAACTGTGGCAACGCGTCATCGAGGTCAACCTCATCGGCTCCGCCAACACGGCCCGCGCCTTCCTGCCCCAGCTCACCGCCACCCGCGGGTACTTCCTCCAGATCGCCTCGACCGCCGCGTTCGGCGCTGCCCCCATGATGAGCGCCTACTGCGCCTCCAAGGCCGGAGCGGAGTCGTTCGCCCTCGCACTGCGGGGCGAGGCCGAACCGGACGGGGTCCAGGTCGGTATCGCCTATCTGCACTGGACCGGCACCGACATGCTCACCGGCATCGACGACCACCCCGTCCTGGCAGCCCTGCGCCGCAACCAGCCCCGCCCCGCCCGCCGGGTCCACTCCCCCGCCCAGGTCGCCTGTTGGCTCACCCGGGGCATCGCCCACCGCACCCCGAACATCTACGCCCCGCCCTGGCTCCGCTGGTGCCAGCCTCTGCGGCCCCTGTTCCCCGCGTTCGTCGCACGGGCCACCCGCCGCGAACTGAGGGATCTTCCCCGCGAGGACACGTCCTCCCCCGCCGAGGTCCTGGGCGTCGGAGGCCGTGCCGACTGGAACGCCTCCCAGGCGTCGGGCCCCGCTGCCCGGCCCGACCGGTAG
- a CDS encoding NAD(P)/FAD-dependent oxidoreductase, translating to MVDAVVIGSGPNGLVAANLLADAGWSVEVLEAQDEPGGAVRSDRGVHPEYVNDLFSSFYPLAAASPVLAGLELHRQGLRWSHAPQVLAHPLLDGRCAVLDRDRSATAAGLDRFAPGDGDGWLGLCDIWDRVGDGIVDALFSPFPPVRAGTVLAARLRAAGGLRLARSLVLPVRRLGEEEFAGEGGRLLLAGNALHADLAPEAAGSGGFGWLMSMLGQFHGFPAPVGGAGALTAALVGRLRSRGGSVRCGQRVTEVVVRRGRAVGVRTESGEPVPARRAVLADVSAPSLYGALVAAEHLPGRLLDDMRRFQWDFATFKVDWALNGPVPWSSAAAASAGTVHLAEGVDELTRCASQIARGLVPDRPFLLMGQMTTADPTRSPLDTQSAWAYTHVPHTVKADAGPDGLTGRWGAGEQQRMADRMEARVERYAPGFRSRIRARRILAPASLQAADANLHNGAINGGTAAMHQQLVFRPVPGTGRPETPVKGLYLASASAHPGGGVHGAPGANAARAAIRSTRATTAAFSAVQRLLAHRGRTGEISRVRGEGA from the coding sequence ATGGTCGACGCAGTGGTGATCGGCAGTGGACCGAACGGCCTGGTCGCCGCCAATCTGCTCGCCGACGCGGGCTGGTCGGTGGAAGTGCTGGAGGCGCAGGACGAGCCGGGCGGCGCGGTCCGCAGCGACCGCGGCGTCCACCCCGAGTACGTCAACGACCTGTTCAGCTCGTTCTACCCGCTGGCCGCCGCCTCCCCGGTGCTGGCCGGGCTGGAGCTGCACCGGCAGGGGCTTCGCTGGAGTCACGCACCCCAGGTACTCGCGCATCCGCTGCTCGACGGCCGGTGCGCCGTACTGGACCGCGACCGCTCGGCGACCGCCGCGGGCCTCGACCGGTTCGCACCCGGCGACGGCGACGGCTGGCTGGGCCTCTGCGACATCTGGGACCGGGTGGGCGACGGCATCGTCGACGCCCTCTTCTCGCCCTTCCCTCCCGTCCGGGCCGGCACCGTGCTGGCGGCGCGCCTCCGGGCGGCGGGCGGGCTCCGGCTGGCCCGCAGCCTGGTGCTCCCCGTCCGCAGACTGGGCGAGGAGGAGTTCGCCGGGGAGGGCGGGCGGCTGCTGCTGGCCGGGAACGCCCTGCACGCCGATCTGGCCCCCGAGGCGGCGGGCAGCGGCGGCTTCGGCTGGCTGATGTCCATGCTGGGGCAGTTCCACGGCTTCCCCGCTCCCGTGGGCGGCGCCGGGGCCCTCACCGCGGCGCTGGTCGGGCGGTTGCGGAGCCGTGGGGGAAGCGTGCGGTGCGGGCAGCGGGTGACCGAGGTCGTCGTGCGCCGGGGCCGCGCCGTGGGTGTCCGTACGGAGTCCGGGGAGCCGGTACCCGCCCGCAGGGCCGTACTGGCCGACGTGTCCGCCCCGAGCCTCTACGGAGCGCTGGTCGCGGCCGAGCACCTGCCGGGCCGGCTCCTGGACGACATGCGCCGGTTCCAGTGGGACTTCGCCACCTTCAAGGTGGACTGGGCGCTCAACGGCCCTGTCCCGTGGAGCAGCGCGGCCGCCGCGTCGGCGGGGACCGTCCATCTGGCGGAGGGCGTCGACGAACTCACGCGCTGCGCGTCCCAGATCGCCCGCGGCCTGGTCCCGGACCGCCCGTTCCTGCTGATGGGGCAGATGACCACGGCCGATCCCACCCGGTCCCCGCTGGACACCCAGTCGGCCTGGGCCTACACCCATGTGCCCCACACGGTGAAGGCGGACGCGGGCCCGGACGGGCTGACCGGCCGGTGGGGCGCCGGGGAACAGCAGCGGATGGCCGACCGGATGGAGGCCCGGGTCGAGCGGTACGCCCCCGGGTTCCGCAGCCGGATCCGGGCCCGGCGGATTCTCGCCCCGGCGTCCCTGCAGGCCGCAGACGCCAATTTGCACAACGGAGCCATCAACGGGGGGACGGCCGCGATGCACCAGCAGCTGGTGTTCCGGCCCGTGCCGGGGACGGGTCGCCCCGAAACGCCCGTGAAGGGGCTCTACCTGGCATCCGCGTCCGCTCATCCCGGCGGCGGGGTGCACGGTGCTCCGGGCGCCAACGCCGCCCGCGCAGCCATCCGCTCCACACGCGCGACCACGGCCGCGTTCTCCGCCGTCCAGCGGCTGCTGGCCCACCGGGGCCGGACCGGCGAGATCTCCCGCGTACGAGGTGAAGGGGCCTGA
- a CDS encoding SRPBCC family protein: MAARHHLIDRPPSAVWTILEDERLYGAWVVGTSESHREQGDWPELGSSITYSVRLGPKEFTGRTVVRRIERPRTLELEAEAGPLGSARIAVDIRPWGDKTLVTVDEHPLRGVGGTLHNVLLDSLIQLRHRTMLARLARLTERRTPVGTSEGA; encoded by the coding sequence ATGGCCGCCCGGCACCACCTCATCGACCGCCCTCCGTCCGCCGTATGGACGATCCTGGAGGACGAACGTCTCTACGGCGCCTGGGTGGTCGGGACCTCCGAGTCCCACCGTGAGCAGGGCGACTGGCCCGAGCTGGGCTCCTCGATCACCTACAGCGTGCGGCTGGGGCCCAAGGAGTTCACCGGCCGCACGGTGGTGCGGCGCATCGAGAGGCCCCGGACCCTGGAGCTGGAGGCCGAGGCCGGTCCGCTGGGGTCGGCACGCATTGCCGTGGACATCCGGCCCTGGGGCGACAAGACCCTCGTGACCGTCGACGAACACCCGCTGCGAGGCGTGGGCGGCACGCTCCACAACGTCCTGCTGGACTCGCTGATCCAGCTCCGCCACCGCACCATGCTGGCGCGCCTCGCCCGGCTGACCGAACGCCGTACGCCCGTGGGGACGAGCGAGGGCGCATAG
- a CDS encoding TIGR03557 family F420-dependent LLM class oxidoreductase, with translation MQVGYKLAAEAFGPAELVRQAVLAEEAGFDFVEISDHYHPWLDNQGHSPFAWTVLGTIAARTSRIGLATGVTCPTVRYHPAVIAQAAATLALLSEGRFVLGVGSGERLNEHVVGPGFPDTVRPRHDMLREALEIIRLLWSGGYQSYEGKYLRLQDARVFDLPDELPLIAVAASGPESTRIAAELGDGLFATEDKPSIIRHYRDAGGAGPCYGEVPMAWAPDAHTAARAALETSRWALTGWKVMSELPNPVNFEAATATVREEDILEKFACGADPGRYVEVAQQFVDAGFDRLVMQNAGPDPDGFIDFYRRELDGRIRQLEPNRP, from the coding sequence ATGCAGGTGGGATACAAGCTGGCGGCGGAGGCGTTCGGCCCGGCGGAGCTGGTCAGGCAGGCCGTGCTCGCCGAGGAGGCGGGGTTCGACTTCGTGGAGATCAGCGACCACTACCACCCCTGGCTCGACAACCAGGGGCACTCGCCGTTCGCCTGGACGGTGCTGGGGACCATCGCGGCCCGGACCTCGCGCATCGGCCTGGCGACCGGGGTGACATGCCCCACCGTGCGCTACCACCCCGCCGTCATCGCCCAGGCGGCCGCGACCCTCGCCCTGCTCTCGGAAGGCCGCTTCGTCCTGGGCGTCGGCTCGGGGGAACGGCTCAACGAACACGTCGTCGGCCCCGGTTTCCCCGACACGGTCCGCCCCCGGCACGACATGCTCAGGGAAGCGCTGGAAATCATCCGGCTGCTGTGGAGCGGGGGCTACCAGTCCTACGAGGGCAAGTACCTGCGGCTCCAGGACGCCCGGGTCTTCGACCTCCCCGACGAGCTGCCGCTGATCGCGGTGGCCGCCAGCGGCCCGGAATCGACCCGGATCGCCGCCGAACTGGGCGACGGCCTGTTCGCCACGGAGGACAAGCCGAGCATCATCCGGCACTACCGCGACGCCGGTGGCGCCGGCCCGTGCTACGGGGAGGTCCCGATGGCCTGGGCCCCCGACGCGCACACCGCCGCCCGCGCCGCGCTCGAGACCTCCCGTTGGGCGTTGACCGGCTGGAAGGTGATGAGCGAGCTGCCCAATCCGGTCAATTTCGAGGCCGCGACCGCCACGGTCCGCGAAGAGGACATCCTGGAGAAGTTCGCCTGCGGAGCGGACCCCGGACGGTACGTCGAGGTGGCCCAGCAGTTCGTCGACGCGGGTTTCGACCGGCTGGTCATGCAGAACGCGGGCCCCGACCCCGACGGCTTCATCGACTTCTACCGCCGCGAACTCGACGGACGTATCCGACAGCTCGAACCGAACCGTCCATGA
- a CDS encoding DinB family protein, whose amino-acid sequence MIDEFAKDTLHGRLRRDREALLWKLDGVPAYDVRRPLTATGTNLLGLVKHVATVEARYFGEVFGRPSPEPLSRWQEYDGSDLWAAEGETRDQIIGFYRRTWEHADATIDGLALDAPGHVPWWPEPYADTNLFAVMVHVLGETVRHTGHADILREGLDGRTGLRAEHGKQIDEEARAAYRAKIERAAAGSAASTPAVDSGNGPGF is encoded by the coding sequence ATGATCGACGAGTTCGCGAAGGACACCCTGCACGGGAGACTGCGGCGGGACCGCGAGGCGCTGCTCTGGAAGCTCGACGGGGTGCCCGCATACGACGTCCGACGGCCTTTGACGGCGACCGGGACCAACCTCCTGGGCCTGGTCAAGCACGTGGCCACCGTCGAGGCCAGGTATTTCGGCGAGGTCTTCGGCCGCCCCTCCCCGGAACCTCTGTCCCGGTGGCAGGAGTACGACGGCAGCGACCTGTGGGCGGCCGAGGGCGAGACCCGCGACCAGATCATCGGGTTCTACCGGCGCACGTGGGAGCACGCGGACGCGACGATCGACGGGCTTGCCCTCGACGCCCCCGGCCACGTGCCGTGGTGGCCGGAGCCTTATGCCGACACGAACCTGTTCGCCGTCATGGTCCATGTCCTCGGCGAGACCGTCCGGCACACGGGGCACGCCGACATCCTGCGCGAGGGCCTCGACGGCCGGACCGGGTTGCGCGCCGAACACGGGAAGCAGATCGACGAGGAAGCCCGCGCGGCGTACCGCGCGAAGATCGAGCGGGCCGCCGCCGGCTCGGCTGCGTCCACTCCCGCCGTGGACTCCGGGAACGGGCCGGGCTTCTAG
- a CDS encoding VOC family protein, which yields MATRLVQINMKAQDDAALGRFWAEVLGWGIDSEGPGVTNLEPVGFTYPDPVAVCIDIIARPEPKTVKNRVHVDLATTSTAHQEELVARLKSLGATPVDVGQGDVPWTVMADPEGNEFCVLEPRPVYRDTGPIAAVVVDCTDPREMARFWGEAMDWTLHEVTDDSATMRSAKGVGPYLEFIRTPDPKSVWNRVHLDVRPYPGDDPAAEAARLRSLGASDPGIDQSAIHWTVLADPEGNEFCLLAPA from the coding sequence ATGGCGACACGACTCGTGCAGATCAACATGAAGGCCCAGGACGACGCCGCGCTCGGGCGGTTCTGGGCGGAGGTGCTCGGTTGGGGTATCGACAGCGAGGGTCCCGGGGTGACCAACCTCGAACCCGTGGGCTTCACCTATCCCGACCCCGTGGCCGTCTGCATCGATATCATCGCCCGTCCGGAACCCAAAACGGTCAAGAACCGCGTGCACGTCGACCTGGCCACCACCTCGACGGCCCATCAGGAGGAACTGGTCGCACGCCTGAAGAGCCTCGGCGCGACGCCGGTCGACGTGGGGCAGGGCGACGTGCCCTGGACGGTGATGGCCGACCCGGAGGGCAACGAGTTCTGCGTACTGGAGCCCCGCCCGGTCTACCGGGACACCGGGCCGATCGCCGCCGTGGTGGTCGACTGCACCGATCCACGGGAGATGGCCCGGTTCTGGGGCGAGGCGATGGACTGGACGCTGCACGAGGTCACCGACGACTCTGCGACCATGCGCTCCGCCAAGGGCGTCGGACCCTACCTGGAGTTCATCCGCACTCCCGACCCCAAGAGCGTGTGGAACCGGGTCCACCTCGACGTCCGCCCCTACCCCGGTGACGACCCGGCCGCGGAGGCGGCCCGGCTGCGCTCCCTGGGCGCCAGCGACCCCGGTATCGACCAGTCCGCGATCCACTGGACCGTCCTGGCCGACCCGGAAGGCAACGAGTTCTGCCTCCTTGCGCCTGCCTGA